The Candidatus Poribacteria bacterium genome includes the window TCCAGAATGACGGTGTATTCTCCGGCGGGAACCTCGCGCGGCTCCGCCCCGAATGTCGCCTTGTCGATGGCAGCCCGCGTCGCCTTCGGTACGTCGATGTCGCGGATGTCCCGCGCGCCGCGAGTCGCCCAGCCGGAACTGTCATCAGCGACGGCGGTGTTCACGTAGCGCGCCCACGTCGACTCGTTTTCGACGTAAAGCCCACGGCTGTTCATCAGCGCCGACCGGCCGTAATCCCGGCTGAAGCTACCAGCCAGCCGCACGCCGCTCTGGCGCGCCGCGCCGACCGCGCCGACGATGGTTTCGGCAGCGCTGTCCGGTGTGCATGAACGCGTGCTCTCGGCGTGTCCCGGGGGTTCAGGATAGACGGCGGGCTCGGCGGGGGGCATGTACTCCGGATCGGGCTCGGAGCTACGGGCGATCTCCGCCGCCTTGTCGACCAACCGGCGAATGCCGTCATCCGAGAGGTCGGTTCCGCTGGCGACGCCTGAACGGTTCCCGAAAGCCGCCGTGACCGACAGATAGTGCTCGCGGACCGAGACGTTCTGCGTGATCGCGTTGTTGGCGAACCGCGTCGACGCCCGCTCCTCGATTCCGACGGACGCGACCGTGTGCTCCGCCGGGGAGCTGGCGATGGCTCGTTCGAGAACCTGGCGGGGGTCCAGCGGCATGGCGTTCCCTCCGGTTGGGTGGTTCAGGCGCGCGCGCGCGCGAGCAAGCCTTCGTAGACGGAGAAGGTCTCCGGGTCGATCTCGGACGGCTCGACGCGCTTCAGGTAGAGCCCTTTATCCCGCTTGCCCCGCTCGCGCGCGATCTGACCGCGCGATTGCATGTTGTCCAGGTCGGTTCCCGTGAAGATGACATCGCCGTCGTAGAGCCCGACGTACTGCTCCGGGTACTCGTTCAGGAACCGCGCGCGGTCGTCGACGAAGATGTGCGCCTGCTCCGCGATGGAGTACCGAATCGCGTCCAGCAGCGGCGGGTCCATGTGCTTGTCGGAGTAGAACCCCTCGGCGGCCTCCAGCGGATCGCCCAGCAGGTCGATGCCGTCGAGGCTGATGGGCCCCAATCCGCGCTGCGCGGCGAGCAGAACGGGGTTGCGGTCGAAGTGGAAGGGCGGTTCGGGATAGTCGCCGTCGGGACGTATGCCCATCAGCGTCAGTCCGATGGCGTCCGTCGCGACGGTGTTGTCGCCCGCGATCAGCCAACCGGCTTCGACCGGATCGGAATGCCACTCCTGCTTCGTTTGTCCCACGATGCCGTCGATGACGCACAGCGACGGACGCAGGATCAGCCCCAGGTCGGCAAGGACTCGCGGCAGGCGGATCGGCGCATGCAGGTAGCGGCGCGGCGACCCGTAGACGCTCGTCGGCGGGATGCCGAAGAGGTTCTTGAGTGTCAGCGTCGCGCCTGAAGCCAGGTGCGACTTCATCTTGGCGATGGAGACGACGGCGTCGGCGGTCGCCATGTGCTCCGTCATCACGTATTCGCTGAACATCAGCCCGCCGTCGGGAACCGCGTACTTCGTGTAGGGCTCGTCGTTGTAGTCGACGATCCGCGCGTCGTACCGGGCGATGCGCTCCGTGATGCCCATCGCCTCGGACACGTCCTCGCACCGGACGCCTGTCGAAGCGTCGCCGACGATGATCTCGGCGTCCGAGTGGTCGCGCAGCCAGGCGATGGTGCCCTCGACGACGGCGGCATCCGCCAGCGCGATGCTCCATCCGCGATGCCATCGCACATCCATGATGCCGATGTTCGACTTGACGGCGATCTTGCGGCACGACGCGAAGTGTTCAGCGAGCCCGGGGAGCTCGTCGATCATCTCGTAGACGATGCGGGCTACGCGCTCGCGATCCGTTTCCAGGGAGCATCGACGGGCGTTGACGACGGGTAGGGTCATGGGACTGCTGCCATCTGCTCGTGGGGTGACTGAACGTGAAGCCGCGCCTCGTTGTACTCGGCTGGGCGGGCGGCGTCAAGCACGCGCGACGCGGGCAAGGAGTGCATCCGGGGCGGGGTATGAGAGTCGGCTGACCTGCCACGCGTTGACGGCTGGAATGCGCCTGTTATACTGCTCCCGAAGCTCGCCCGGGGAAAGGACACGGATTGCGCTCGTCGAAGTCGCCCGCAGTGCTCCGCGCCACTCCGGCAGCCGCCAGCCCACAGCCGAAGGCGACCCGCCGCAACTTCATCGCCCCGCTCATCGATGTCATCGGGTTCACCGTCGGGAGCTCCTTCCTCGCGCCACAGGCGGTGCTCCAAGAGTTCGTCACCCACCTGACTCGCTCGAACGTCCTAATCGGCTTGACGACCTCGGTCATCTGGAGCTCGACGTCAGCGACGCAGGTCCTCGTGTCGAACCATGTCGAACGGCTGGCGATCAAGAAGCGGTACGTCATGGTCATCGC containing:
- a CDS encoding TldD/PmbA family protein; translated protein: MPLDPRQVLERAIASSPAEHTVASVGIEERASTRFANNAITQNVSVREHYLSVTAAFGNRSGVASGTDLSDDGIRRLVDKAAEIARSSEPDPEYMPPAEPAVYPEPPGHAESTRSCTPDSAAETIVGAVGAARQSGVRLAGSFSRDYGRSALMNSRGLYVENESTWARYVNTAVADDSSGWATRGARDIRDIDVPKATRAAIDKATFGAEPREVPAGEYTVILEPDATADFLGCLYWSLDAKAAHEGRTALSGKEGQQIAASNVTISSLPTHPLCGRSRSVEGGVPATDVHWIENGTLKNLRYSRYWAARCGHDVTQPVNFVMAGGTTSLDEMIRSTERGILVTRFWYIRMVDPMKLLLTGMTRDGLFWIEGGEVRHGIRNLRFNESPLRVLNAIESMSPAACVGSPEVVPAIKVRDFRFTSGTSF
- a CDS encoding DUF362 domain-containing protein — encoded protein: MTLPVVNARRCSLETDRERVARIVYEMIDELPGLAEHFASCRKIAVKSNIGIMDVRWHRGWSIALADAAVVEGTIAWLRDHSDAEIIVGDASTGVRCEDVSEAMGITERIARYDARIVDYNDEPYTKYAVPDGGLMFSEYVMTEHMATADAVVSIAKMKSHLASGATLTLKNLFGIPPTSVYGSPRRYLHAPIRLPRVLADLGLILRPSLCVIDGIVGQTKQEWHSDPVEAGWLIAGDNTVATDAIGLTLMGIRPDGDYPEPPFHFDRNPVLLAAQRGLGPISLDGIDLLGDPLEAAEGFYSDKHMDPPLLDAIRYSIAEQAHIFVDDRARFLNEYPEQYVGLYDGDVIFTGTDLDNMQSRGQIARERGKRDKGLYLKRVEPSEIDPETFSVYEGLLARARA